A single Argentina anserina chromosome 7, drPotAnse1.1, whole genome shotgun sequence DNA region contains:
- the LOC126802579 gene encoding MLO-like protein 2 encodes MVLEYERTLEKTPTWAVAVVCFVLLVISIFTERIINFIGQWFRRRQKRALYEALEKIKSELMLLGFLSLFLTVLQDPISGICISKSIGATWHPCNDDASKTTARKLDEFSDSGFSFRRILATKGYDKCTEHGKVAFVSAYGIHQLHIFIFVLAVFHVLYCITTLFLGRYKMRIWKYWENETKTIEYQFSTDPERFRYARDTSFGRRHLHFWSESPVWLWIVCFFRQFYRSVTKTDYMTLRHGFIVAHLAPGSETTFDFRKYISRSLEDDFLVIVEISPIIWFSAVLFLLSNAYGWYSYLWLPFISLFIILLVGTKLQVIITKLGLRIQERGAVVMGAPLVQPGDQHFWFGKPRFLLFLIHFVLFQNAFQLAFFAWSTWQFGITSCFHQTPQDTAIRISMGVIVQVLCSYVTLPLYALVTQMGSTMKPTVFNEGVAEAVKNWHGKAKKKGKFSLHSSKPTPDMSPVHLLHNDNNHSDADDLYPPPEASVVVEMQHRDTAVSKSPKNKVGPSSIRHPSTVRELGQIHERPPPLSFSQPEVMSPSGISSARSRK; translated from the exons ATGGTACTCGAATATGAGCGTACATTGGAGAAAACTCCAACATGGGCAGTTGCTGTGGTCTGTTTTGTGTTGCTTGTAATATCGATTTTCACTGAGCGTATCATAAACTTCATAGGACAG TGGTTTAGACGTAGACAGAAGCGAGCTCTCTATGAAGCTCTTGAGAAGATCAAATCAG AGCTTATGCTGTTGGGATTCCTATCCTTGTTCCTAACAGTTCTACAAGATCCAATCTCTGGTATATGTATATCAAAGAGTATTGGAGCCACTTGGCATCCCTGCAATGATGACGCTTCAAAGACTACTGCCAGAAAACTGGATGAATTTTCAGATTCTGGCTTCAGTTTCCGGCGCATATTAGCCACAAAGGGATATGATAAGTGCACCGAACAT GGTAAAGTTGCCTTTGTGTCTGCATATGGGATTCACCAGCTCCATATATTCATCTTTGTGCTAGCAGTTTTTCATGTGCTCTACTGCATCACAACCTTGTTTTTGGGAAGATACAAG ATGAGAATATGGAAGTATTGGGAGAATGAGACAAAAACAATTGAATACCAGTTTAGTACAG ATCCAGAAAGGTTTAGGTATGCGAGGGATACATCATTTGGAAGGAGGCATTTGCACTTCTGGAGCGAGTCACCAGTTTGGCTTTGGATT GTGTGCTTCTTCAGACAGTTCTACAGGTCAGTTACTAAGACTGATTACATGACTCTGAGGCATGGCTTTATCGTG GCACATTTAGCACCTGGGAGTGAAACTACCTTTGATTTTCGGAAGTACATAAGTAGATCACTTGAAGATGACTTCTTAGTTATTGTTGAAATCAG TCCAATTATATGGTTCTCAGCAGTTTTATTCCTTTTGTCCAATGCATATG GATGGTATTCGTATCTCTGGCTACCATTCATCTCTTTATTT ATAATCCTCTTGGTGGGAACTAAACTACAAGTGATCATTACCAAGCTGGGGCTAAGGATTCAGGAAAGAGGTGCGGTGGTGATGGGTGCACCGCTTGTTCAACCCGGTGATCAGCACTTCTGGTTTGGGAAACCACGCTTCTTGCTCTTCCTCATCCACTTTGTTTTGTTCCAG AATGCATTTCAGCTGGCGTTCTTTGCATGGAGCACA TGGCAGTTTGGCATAACTTCCTGCTTCCACCAAACACCTCAAGATACCGCCATAAGGATCTCAATGGG GGTTATCGTACAAGTTTTATGTAGTTATGTGACTCTTCCACTCTACGCTTTAGTGACACAG ATGGGTTCTACTATGAAACCCACTGTTTTTAATGAGGGAGTTGCAGAAGCAGTGAAGAATTGGCATGGCAAAgcaaaaaagaaaggaaagttcAGCCTGCATTCATCTAAACCTACACCTGACATGTCACCAGTTCATCTGTTGCACAATGACAACAACCACAGTGACGCGGATGACTTATATCCACCTCCAGAAGCATCAGTCGTCGTTGAAATGCAACATCGGGACACTGCAGTTTCAAAATCCCCAAAGAACAAAGTTGGACCGAGTTCAATTAGGCATCCTAGTACTGTTAGAGAATTAGGCCAAATTCATGAGCGTCCACCTCCACTCTCATTTTCTCAGCCTGAAGTTATGAGTCCGTCGGGCATCTCATCTGCTAGATCAAGAAAGTGA
- the LOC126802594 gene encoding LOW QUALITY PROTEIN: tetraspanin-6 (The sequence of the model RefSeq protein was modified relative to this genomic sequence to represent the inferred CDS: substituted 1 base at 1 genomic stop codon), producing MYRLSNTVIGFLNLFTLLASIPIIGSGLWMARSSTTCESFLQTPLLVIGFVVLIISLAGFIGACFNVAWALWVYLVVMLLLIVTLMGLTVFGFVVTSQGAGVDVAGRAYKEYHLEDYSPWLRMRIKDPNYWSNIRSCILGSKTCAKLLVWTPLDYLEKDMSPIQSGCCKPPTECNYNMATTVSQDPDCYRWNNSPNLLCXECDSCKAGVLEDIKRDWHKLSVLNIVMLVVLIGIYSIGCCAFQNTKRAETDYPYGQNRMSKVRPRWDYHWWRWWHHRREQLY from the exons ATGTACAGGTTGAGCAACACAGTGATTGGGTTCTTGAACCTCTTCACTCTTCTAGCATCAATACCTATTATTGGTAGTGGTCTATGGATGGCAAGGAGCAGCACAACATGTGAAAGCTTCCTCCAGACCCCACTGTTAGTGATTGGTTTTGTTGTGCTAATCATATCTCTAGCTGGGTTCATTGGAGCTTGTTTCAATGTTGCTTGGGCGCTTTGGGTGTACTTAGTAGTCATGCTGCTCCTTATTGTAACCCTGATGGGGTTGACTGTGTTTGGATTTGTGGTTACAAGTCAAGGTGCTGGAGTTGATGTGGCAGGTAGGGCTTATAAGGAATACCATCTTGAGGATTACTCACCATGGTTGAGGATGAGAATTAAGGACCCCAATTACTGGAGCAACATTAGGAGTTGTATTTTGGGGTCTAAGACTTGTGCAAAGCTTCTTGTTTGGACTCCTCTTGATTATCTTGAGAAGGACATGTCTCCTATACAG TCTGGTTGTTGCAAGCCACCAACAGAATGCAACTACAACATGGCAACAACAGTGAGTCAAGACCCGGATTGCTACCGGTGGAACAATTCCCCTAATTTGTTATGCTAAGAGTGTGATTCATGCAAGGCAGGAGTGCTTGAAGATATCAAAAGGGACTGGCACAAGCTTTCTGTGCTCAACATTGTGATGCTTGTCGTCCTCATTGGAATATATTCCATTGGTTGCTGTGCTTTCCAAAACACCAAACGAGCTGAAACCGATTACCCCTATGGCCAGAACCGGATGTCCAAAGTCCGGCCAAGATGGGATTACCACTG GTGGAGATGGTGGCATCACAGAAGAGAACAGCTTTACTAG
- the LOC126802583 gene encoding serine carboxypeptidase-like 27 isoform X1, with amino-acid sequence MGYQNSLFASICILLLSFGACFASSIQDQVRDRITQLPGQPANVGFRQYSGYVTANEQAGRALFYWLVESPAHRGPESRPLVLWLNGGPGCSSVAYGAAEEIGPFHIRPDGKTLYLNQYAWNNLANLLFLESPAGVGFSYTNTSSDLYTAGDKRTAEDAYTFLVNWFERFPQYKHRDFYIAGESYAGHYVPQLSQLVYERNKGIHNPDINFKGFLVGNAVTDDYHDFVGTFEYWWTHGLISDSTYRVLRVKCDLDISQHPSLACMEALKLAASELGNIDPYSIFTRPCSSTAALKRNLRGHYPWMSRAYDPCTERYSEKYFNHPEVQKALHANVTGLSYPWKTCSDVVGNYWSDSPQSMLPIYQELIAAGVKIWVYSGDTDAVVPVTATRYSIDALKLPTITNWSPWYDTGKVGGWSQIYKGLTLVTITGAGHEVPLHRPREAFILFRSFLENKPMPS; translated from the exons atggGTTACCAAAACTCTCTATTTGCATCTATCTGCATTTTGCTACTTTCATTTGGAGCTTGTTTTGCTTCTTctattcaagatcaagtgAGGGATAGAATAACACAGTTGCCAGGGCAGCCGGCCAATGTGGGGTTCCGCCAGTATTCTGGTTATGTCACTGCCAACGAGCAAGCTGGGAGAGCATTGTTTTACTGGTTGGTCGAATCCCCAGCACATCGGGGACCGGAGTCCAGACCGTTAGTGTTGTGGCTCAATGGTGGTCCAGGCTGTTCTTCTGTTGCTTATGGAGCAGCTGAAGAGATTGGACCTTTTCATATTAGACCTGATGGAAAAACCCTTTACTTGAATCAATATGCTTGGAACAATT TGGCAAATTTGCTTTTCCTTGAATCGCCAGCTGGTGTTGGATTTTCATATACGAATACATCTTCAGATTTGTATACAGCTGGGGACAAGAGAACAG CTGAAGATGCATATACGTTTCTGGTAAATTGGTTCGAGCGGTTTCCACAGTACAAGCACAGAGATTTCTACATTGCTGGAGAAAGTTATGCAG GTCATTATGTTCCTCAGCTGTCTCAATTGGTTTATGAGAGAAATAAGGGAATTCACAATCCGGATATCAATTTTAAGGGATTTTTG GTAGGAAATGCGGTGACCGATGATTACCATGATTTTGTTGGCACATTCGAATACTGGTGGACACATGGTTTAATATCTGACTCCACCTATCGGGTACTGCGAGTTAAGTGTGACTTGGATATCTCTCAGCATCCATCACTGGCTTGCATGGAGGCCCTCAAACTAGCAGCTTCGGAGCTAGGAAACATTGACCCATACAGCATTTTTACTCGTCCTTGTAGTAGCACTGCAGCACTAAAGCGCAACTTGAGGGGCCATTAT CCATGGATGTCCAGAGCATATGATCCATGCACTGAGAGGTATTCCGAAAAGTATTTCAACCATCCAGAAGTTCAAAAGGCACTCCATGCAAATGTAACAGGACTTTCGTACCCATGGAAAACTTGCAG TGATGTTGTTGGAAACTACTGGTCGGATTCTCCACAGTCTATGCTTCCAATTTATCAGGAGCTCATTGCTGCTGGTGTCAAGATATGGGTATACAG TGGAGATACTGATGCAGTGGTTCCTGTGACGGCCACGCGTTACTCCATTGACGCCCTGAAGTTACCAACCATCACCAACTGGTCTCCGTGGTATGATACCGGCAAG GTTGGTGGCTGGAGCCAAATATACAAGGGGCTGACATTAGTCACCATCACCGGAGCTGGACATGAGGTCCCACTCCATCGACCTCGTGAAGCTTTCATCCTTTTCAGATCATTTTTGGAGAACAAGCCAATGCCTAGTTAA
- the LOC126802583 gene encoding serine carboxypeptidase-like 27 isoform X2, with the protein MGYQNSLFASICILLLSFGACFASSIQDQVRDRITQLPGQPANVGFRQYSGYVTANEQAGRALFYWLVESPAHRGPESRPLVLWLNGGPGCSSVAYGAAEEIGPFHIRPDGKTLYLNQYAWNNLANLLFLESPAGVGFSYTNTSSDLYTAGDKRTAEDAYTFLVNWFERFPQYKHRDFYIAGESYAGHYVPQLSQLVYERNKGIHNPDINFKGFLVGNAVTDDYHDFVGTFEYWWTHGLISDSTYRVLRVKCDLDISQHPSLACMEALKLAASELGNIDPYSIFTRPCSSTAALKRNLRGHYPWMSRAYDPCTERYSEKYFNHPEVQKALHANVTGLSYPWKTCSDVVGNYWSDSPQSMLPIYQELIAAGVKIWVYSGDTDAVVPVTATRYSIDALKLPTITNWSPWLVAGAKYTRG; encoded by the exons atggGTTACCAAAACTCTCTATTTGCATCTATCTGCATTTTGCTACTTTCATTTGGAGCTTGTTTTGCTTCTTctattcaagatcaagtgAGGGATAGAATAACACAGTTGCCAGGGCAGCCGGCCAATGTGGGGTTCCGCCAGTATTCTGGTTATGTCACTGCCAACGAGCAAGCTGGGAGAGCATTGTTTTACTGGTTGGTCGAATCCCCAGCACATCGGGGACCGGAGTCCAGACCGTTAGTGTTGTGGCTCAATGGTGGTCCAGGCTGTTCTTCTGTTGCTTATGGAGCAGCTGAAGAGATTGGACCTTTTCATATTAGACCTGATGGAAAAACCCTTTACTTGAATCAATATGCTTGGAACAATT TGGCAAATTTGCTTTTCCTTGAATCGCCAGCTGGTGTTGGATTTTCATATACGAATACATCTTCAGATTTGTATACAGCTGGGGACAAGAGAACAG CTGAAGATGCATATACGTTTCTGGTAAATTGGTTCGAGCGGTTTCCACAGTACAAGCACAGAGATTTCTACATTGCTGGAGAAAGTTATGCAG GTCATTATGTTCCTCAGCTGTCTCAATTGGTTTATGAGAGAAATAAGGGAATTCACAATCCGGATATCAATTTTAAGGGATTTTTG GTAGGAAATGCGGTGACCGATGATTACCATGATTTTGTTGGCACATTCGAATACTGGTGGACACATGGTTTAATATCTGACTCCACCTATCGGGTACTGCGAGTTAAGTGTGACTTGGATATCTCTCAGCATCCATCACTGGCTTGCATGGAGGCCCTCAAACTAGCAGCTTCGGAGCTAGGAAACATTGACCCATACAGCATTTTTACTCGTCCTTGTAGTAGCACTGCAGCACTAAAGCGCAACTTGAGGGGCCATTAT CCATGGATGTCCAGAGCATATGATCCATGCACTGAGAGGTATTCCGAAAAGTATTTCAACCATCCAGAAGTTCAAAAGGCACTCCATGCAAATGTAACAGGACTTTCGTACCCATGGAAAACTTGCAG TGATGTTGTTGGAAACTACTGGTCGGATTCTCCACAGTCTATGCTTCCAATTTATCAGGAGCTCATTGCTGCTGGTGTCAAGATATGGGTATACAG TGGAGATACTGATGCAGTGGTTCCTGTGACGGCCACGCGTTACTCCATTGACGCCCTGAAGTTACCAACCATCACCAACTGGTCTCCGTG GTTGGTGGCTGGAGCCAAATATACAAGGGGCTGA